A stretch of the Actinotalea sp. JY-7876 genome encodes the following:
- a CDS encoding alpha/beta hydrolase has product MSTWVTDVLGADYQALTLPLADDDEGEVVATLVRYRPQAAADVRPARAVLYVHGWNDYFFQTGLAEFWHAEGAAFYALDLRKYGRSLRPHQTPNYVDDLATYDEELDAAIRQIHADLGRRARIMFMGHSTGGLVGSLWARRRPGLVTGLVLNSPWLELLGASLARNLSMPLILPIARQRPKTPLGVIDPGFYARSLLREQGGEWEYDTTWRPTPYHPVRAGWVQAVLSGHAQVQRGLNLTVPVFVGLSARSLVLPRWREEMREADTVLDVDLTARRAVMLGPVVTVVRVRGGLHDLTLSRLPARTLFYEELRRWTSAYGWM; this is encoded by the coding sequence ATGAGCACCTGGGTCACCGATGTCCTCGGGGCGGACTACCAGGCCCTGACGCTGCCGCTCGCCGACGACGACGAGGGCGAGGTCGTCGCGACCCTGGTCCGGTACCGGCCGCAGGCCGCCGCGGACGTCCGCCCGGCGCGGGCCGTGCTGTACGTGCACGGGTGGAACGACTACTTCTTCCAGACCGGGCTCGCCGAGTTCTGGCACGCGGAGGGCGCGGCGTTCTACGCGCTCGACCTGCGCAAGTACGGGCGCAGCCTGCGCCCGCACCAGACGCCGAACTACGTCGACGACCTGGCGACGTACGACGAGGAGCTGGACGCCGCGATCCGGCAGATCCACGCGGACCTCGGCCGCCGTGCCCGGATCATGTTCATGGGCCACTCCACCGGCGGCCTCGTGGGCTCGCTGTGGGCGCGGCGCCGGCCCGGTCTGGTCACGGGGCTCGTCCTCAACAGCCCCTGGCTGGAGCTGCTCGGGGCCTCGTTGGCGCGCAACCTCAGCATGCCGCTGATCCTGCCCATCGCCCGGCAGCGGCCCAAGACGCCGCTGGGCGTGATCGACCCCGGGTTCTACGCCCGCTCCCTGCTGCGGGAGCAGGGCGGCGAGTGGGAGTACGACACGACGTGGCGACCCACGCCCTACCACCCGGTGCGCGCCGGCTGGGTCCAGGCGGTGCTCAGCGGGCACGCCCAGGTCCAGCGCGGCCTGAACCTGACCGTGCCGGTCTTCGTGGGCCTCTCCGCCCGGAGCCTGGTGCTCCCCCGGTGGCGCGAGGAGATGCGCGAGGCCGACACCGTGCTCGACGTCGACCTGACCGCGCGGCGCGCCGTGATGCTCGGCCCGGTCGTCACCGTGGTCCGCGTCCGCGGCGGCCTGCACGACCTCACGCTGTCCCGGCTCCCGGCCCGCACCCTCTTCTACGAGGAGCTCCGGCGCTGGACGTCGGCCTACGGCTGGATGTGA
- a CDS encoding zinc-binding dehydrogenase has translation MLAAYAARTDPDDPLACLELGERPDAAPPEGRPDWSVVDVRAASLNHHDLWSLRGVGLPQDRLPMVLGTDGAGTTADGTEVVIHSVIGETGHGVGPTERRTLLSEAYPGTLAERVAVPTWNLVPKPAELSFEEVACLPTAWLTAYRMLFVAAGARPGDRVLVQGAGGGVATAAVVLGSAAGVEVVVTSRDEGKRERALGLGASLALESGARLPFRVDAVLETVGAATWAHSIRSLRPGGTVVVAGATSGDQPGAELTRVFFTELRVVGVTMGAKVDLEALLRFLARTGVRPVVDSTYQLDRVHDAFARLASGEHFGKVVVTPA, from the coding sequence GTGCTCGCCGCCTACGCCGCCCGGACCGATCCCGACGACCCGCTCGCCTGCCTCGAGCTCGGGGAGCGCCCCGACGCCGCGCCGCCGGAGGGGCGGCCGGACTGGTCGGTCGTCGACGTGCGGGCCGCCAGCCTCAACCACCACGACCTGTGGTCGCTCCGGGGCGTCGGGTTGCCCCAGGACCGCCTGCCGATGGTCCTGGGCACCGACGGCGCCGGCACCACTGCCGACGGGACCGAGGTCGTCATCCACTCCGTCATCGGGGAGACCGGCCACGGCGTGGGGCCGACGGAGCGCCGCACGCTGCTCTCCGAGGCCTACCCGGGCACGCTCGCGGAGCGCGTCGCGGTGCCGACGTGGAACCTGGTGCCCAAGCCGGCCGAGCTGTCGTTCGAGGAGGTGGCCTGCCTGCCCACCGCCTGGCTGACCGCCTACCGGATGCTCTTCGTCGCCGCCGGTGCGCGCCCGGGCGACCGCGTGCTCGTGCAGGGCGCGGGCGGCGGGGTCGCCACGGCCGCCGTCGTGCTGGGCTCGGCGGCGGGCGTCGAGGTGGTCGTCACCAGCCGCGACGAGGGCAAGCGCGAGCGCGCGCTGGGCCTCGGCGCGTCGCTCGCGCTCGAGAGCGGCGCCCGCCTGCCCTTCCGGGTCGACGCCGTCCTGGAGACGGTCGGCGCCGCGACGTGGGCGCACTCGATCCGCTCGCTGCGCCCGGGCGGCACCGTCGTGGTGGCCGGTGCGACCAGCGGCGACCAGCCCGGCGCCGAGCTGACCCGGGTGTTCTTCACCGAGCTCCGCGTCGTCGGCGTGACCATGGGCGCGAAGGTCGACCTCGAGGCGCTCCTGCGCTTCCTGGCTCGCACCGGGGTCCGCCCCGTGGTCGACTCGACGTACCAGCTCGACCGGGTGCACGACGCGTTCGCGCGCCTCGCCTCCGGAGAGCACTTCGGGAAGGTCGTGGTCACGCCCGCATGA